The Coffea arabica cultivar ET-39 chromosome 3c, Coffea Arabica ET-39 HiFi, whole genome shotgun sequence genome contains a region encoding:
- the LOC113734526 gene encoding 18.1 kDa class I heat shock protein-like, which translates to MSPIPIVFGGRKTNVFDAFSLVMWDPFGGFFTSSILINLPTSAGETTAFANARIDWKETPQAHVFKADVPGLKKGEVKVEVLEEGRILQIRGERSKEQEEKNDKWHHLERSSRKFLRRFRLPENA; encoded by the coding sequence ATGTCTCCGATTCCAATCGTCTTTGGAGGCAGAAAAACCAATGTGTTTGATGCCTTCTCCCTCGTTATGTGGGATCCATTCGGTGGATTCTTTACCTCTTCTATTCTTATTAATCTTCCCACATCAGCTGGTGAAACCACAGCATTTGCCAATGCAAGGATTGATTGGAAAGAGACCCCACAAGCCCATGTGTTCAAGGCTGATGTTCCAGGGCTGAAAAAGGGGGAAGTCAAGGTTGAGGTACTTGAGGAGGGAAGGATTCTACAAATCCGTGGAGAGAGGAGCAAGGAACAGGAGGAGAAGAATGACAAGTGGCACCATCTGGAGAGAAGCAGCAGGAAGTTCCTCCGAAGATTCCGGTTGCCGGAGAATGCCTAG